A region of the Methanobacterium sp. genome:
CCACAACAAGGAATGATAATCCATTTAAAGTCTGAAACAATATTATGTCTTGTCCAGGTTTAACAACATACCAAAGGCCATACATTACTGAGGCTCTAAAAAGTTGTATAACAGTTAATATAAGGATTATTTTGCCTAAAATCGTGAGGAACGATTTATACTCTTTTTTGTTTTCTTTGATATTCATATAAATCATCATTTTTAATTTTAGATAAGTTATTACTCATTGTAAATGAAAATATCTTCTATCTGAACTTTAAAGAATTTAGATATTTTAAAAGCTAAAATTAGGGAAGGATCATATTTCTCTTTTTCTATAGCGATTATGGTCTGTCTGGTTACTCCGAGCTTTTTTGCCAGCTCTTCTTGAGTAATGTCCTGCATTGCTCTTAAAATCTTTAATTTGTTCTTCATAGTATCACTATCAAT
Encoded here:
- a CDS encoding helix-turn-helix transcriptional regulator, whose protein sequence is MKNKLKILRAMQDITQEELAKKLGVTRQTIIAIEKEKYDPSLILAFKISKFFKVQIEDIFIYNE